Proteins co-encoded in one Apus apus isolate bApuApu2 chromosome 22, bApuApu2.pri.cur, whole genome shotgun sequence genomic window:
- the HEPACAM gene encoding hepatocyte cell adhesion molecule isoform X2: MWGAPVGLGGHPTPPSLLPLTCLLALHTGLLAGVNITSPTVLVRGTAGKAALLSVRYASASADKPVVKWQLKRDKPVTVVQSIGTEIIGNLRPDYRDRIRVLENGSLLISPLQLADEGAYEVEVSITDDTFTGEKTINLTVDIPISKPQVLVASSTVLELSEFFTLNCSHENGTKPTYTWLKDGRPLSNDSRLLLSPDQKILTITRVLMADDDVYSCLVENPISHGRSMPVKLTVYRRSSLYIILSTGGIFLLITLVTVCACWKPSKKEKRQAETQAAPEFSEQDDERLKHEAESIPRSSDHDRKNPVALYILKDKDSPEAEEESPPEPRVAVEPGYTSSPGPAAGRSPGPPVGRSTRRYHRSPARSPASTRTHRSPPGSPARSRGAPRLLRTAGVHIIREQEEANAVEISA; the protein is encoded by the exons ATGTGGGGAGCGCCGGTCGGCCTGGGGGGCCACCCCACTccccccagcctgctgccacTGACCTGCCTCCTGGCCCTGCACACAG GTCTCCTGGCGGGGGTGAACATCACCAGCCCCACGGTGCTGGTCCGCGGCACAGCTGGCAAAGCAGCGCTGCTGTCGGTGCGTTACGCCAGCGCCAGTGCTGACAAGCCAGTGGTGAAGTGGCAGCTGAAGCGCGACAAGCCCGTCACCGTTGTCCAGTCCATCGGCACCGAGATCATTGGCAACCTCCGGCCCGACTACCGCGACCGCATCCGGGTGCTGGAGAATGGCTCCTTGCTCATCAGCCCTTTGCAGCTGGCTGATGAAGGAGCTTATGAGGTAGAGGTGTCCATCACTGATGACACTTTCACCGGTGAGAAGACCATCAACCTCACCGTGGACA TCCCCATCTCAAAGCCACAAGTGCTGGTGGCATCCTCGACGGTGTTGGAGCTCAGCGAGTTCTTCACCCTCAACTGCTCGCACGAGAACGGCACTAAGCCCACCTACACCTGGCTGAAGGACGGGCGGCCGCTGAGCAATGACTCCCgcctgctcctctcccctgaCCAGAAGATCCTCACTATCACCCGTGTTCTCATGGCCGATGATGATGTCTAcagctgcctggtggaaaaCCCCATCAGCCATGGCCGTAGCATGCCTGTGAAGCTCACCGTCTACC GCCGGAGCTCCCTCTACATCATCCTTTCCACAGGCGGTATCTTCCTCCTCATCACCCTGGTGACAGTTTGTGCCTGCTGGAAGCCCTCCAAGAA ggagaagCGCCAGGCAGAGACGCAGGCAGCCCCCGAGTTCTCTGAGCAGGACGATGAGCGACTGAAGCACGAGG CCGAGAGCATCCCACGGAGCAGCGACCACGACCGCAAGAACCCGGTGGCCTTGTACATCCTCAAAGACAAG GACTCaccagaggcagaggaggagtCGCCACCCGAGCCCCGGGTTGCAGTGGAGCCAGGTTACACCAGCTCGCCAGGGCCGGCCGCTGGCCGCTCGCCGGGCCCACCAGTGGGGCGCTCCACTCGCCGCTACCATCGCTCGCCGGCGCGCTCACCCGCTTCCACGCGGACCCACCGCTCACCCCCTGGTTCACCGGCACGTTCCCGTGGGGCCCCGCGGCTGCTGCGGACTGCTGGCGTCCACATCATCCgggagcaggaggaggccaACGCCGTGGAGATCAGTGCCTGA
- the HEPACAM gene encoding hepatocyte cell adhesion molecule isoform X1: protein MWGAPVGLGGHPTPPSLLPLTCLLALHTGLLAGVNITSPTVLVRGTAGKAALLSVRYASASADKPVVKWQLKRDKPVTVVQSIGTEIIGNLRPDYRDRIRVLENGSLLISPLQLADEGAYEVEVSITDDTFTGEKTINLTVDIPISKPQVLVASSTVLELSEFFTLNCSHENGTKPTYTWLKDGRPLSNDSRLLLSPDQKILTITRVLMADDDVYSCLVENPISHGRSMPVKLTVYRRSSLYIILSTGGIFLLITLVTVCACWKPSKKYGCGEKRQAETQAAPEFSEQDDERLKHEAESIPRSSDHDRKNPVALYILKDKDSPEAEEESPPEPRVAVEPGYTSSPGPAAGRSPGPPVGRSTRRYHRSPARSPASTRTHRSPPGSPARSRGAPRLLRTAGVHIIREQEEANAVEISA from the exons ATGTGGGGAGCGCCGGTCGGCCTGGGGGGCCACCCCACTccccccagcctgctgccacTGACCTGCCTCCTGGCCCTGCACACAG GTCTCCTGGCGGGGGTGAACATCACCAGCCCCACGGTGCTGGTCCGCGGCACAGCTGGCAAAGCAGCGCTGCTGTCGGTGCGTTACGCCAGCGCCAGTGCTGACAAGCCAGTGGTGAAGTGGCAGCTGAAGCGCGACAAGCCCGTCACCGTTGTCCAGTCCATCGGCACCGAGATCATTGGCAACCTCCGGCCCGACTACCGCGACCGCATCCGGGTGCTGGAGAATGGCTCCTTGCTCATCAGCCCTTTGCAGCTGGCTGATGAAGGAGCTTATGAGGTAGAGGTGTCCATCACTGATGACACTTTCACCGGTGAGAAGACCATCAACCTCACCGTGGACA TCCCCATCTCAAAGCCACAAGTGCTGGTGGCATCCTCGACGGTGTTGGAGCTCAGCGAGTTCTTCACCCTCAACTGCTCGCACGAGAACGGCACTAAGCCCACCTACACCTGGCTGAAGGACGGGCGGCCGCTGAGCAATGACTCCCgcctgctcctctcccctgaCCAGAAGATCCTCACTATCACCCGTGTTCTCATGGCCGATGATGATGTCTAcagctgcctggtggaaaaCCCCATCAGCCATGGCCGTAGCATGCCTGTGAAGCTCACCGTCTACC GCCGGAGCTCCCTCTACATCATCCTTTCCACAGGCGGTATCTTCCTCCTCATCACCCTGGTGACAGTTTGTGCCTGCTGGAAGCCCTCCAAGAAGTACGGCTGCGG ggagaagCGCCAGGCAGAGACGCAGGCAGCCCCCGAGTTCTCTGAGCAGGACGATGAGCGACTGAAGCACGAGG CCGAGAGCATCCCACGGAGCAGCGACCACGACCGCAAGAACCCGGTGGCCTTGTACATCCTCAAAGACAAG GACTCaccagaggcagaggaggagtCGCCACCCGAGCCCCGGGTTGCAGTGGAGCCAGGTTACACCAGCTCGCCAGGGCCGGCCGCTGGCCGCTCGCCGGGCCCACCAGTGGGGCGCTCCACTCGCCGCTACCATCGCTCGCCGGCGCGCTCACCCGCTTCCACGCGGACCCACCGCTCACCCCCTGGTTCACCGGCACGTTCCCGTGGGGCCCCGCGGCTGCTGCGGACTGCTGGCGTCCACATCATCCgggagcaggaggaggccaACGCCGTGGAGATCAGTGCCTGA
- the ROBO4 gene encoding LOW QUALITY PROTEIN: roundabout homolog 4 (The sequence of the model RefSeq protein was modified relative to this genomic sequence to represent the inferred CDS: deleted 1 base in 1 codon), which yields MAGNWAMVLGVGLCLTALHWGAECGPPQPAAALQDNFRLQPGDLVATAGQTLELDCVPPLGHPEPRVTWKKDGVTLDLAGERYTVTEGKLRVAVVRRSDSGLYVCVAANAAGQRESRGARVAVLEKPTIVQHPSDTVAVSGSTVDLSCSAQGDPAPHVQWHKERGDLPQGRHEVDQEHTLHLYAVTTADTGTYVCTAQSQLGTATATARLRVQERLPTGRRDPAPQDLLAVRLHLENGTVLPTAAVWLRWQMVTAVPVPEGYMVLYRPLPASTWVQHDAGKELSTIIPNLRRGHQYEFKVRSYGGGTQGLDSNTRNLWIPEKVPSAAPQHITLGLAEKGNGTVVVSWEPPPPDAHNGIIQGYKVWSLGESWQHPTNRTVDGGTHHLEAPLPTSGAEFCVQVAAFNSAGLGVPSNATCSLLGQPAGSSGVVQVLRQPAVIAATSSLLWVALVALLLLLCQRRTRDNATHHGLVASDSQWLGGPWKPGCAPRNLSSSSSLSSRLLGSEGKDLHPSSLSLERPGLAPPTPPTRSSCHGGHLAPLGDTGCVTGGHPGVCTSPSTPTLAPWECGRKRELYPVHSTPVLLGGPGQVPVTRRGGEWDTDLRLVAGWSQPRGHNGDTGGGPWQLPAFSSPKAQQGSVSLASPVTCPQPPHVWHLPVTRSPATVCHRDMSLVTGCPKDISLVTRHPKDMSLVTGHSKKVSLVTGIPRDMSPVTRYPKDISSVTGIPRNTPPAIQCPRDRSLVTESPRDLSPDTRHQKDTISATRHPEDMSPVTRNPEQMSPVPRHHRDMSLVTRHPKMYPVPGHHRDTFLGSRYPKDVSPATRHSTDPPLVSKLQKGVSLATRHPDDTSPVSGHPRDTSPITRLPKEKFPTTGHCRDKFLTTSRYPEDMSLVARYPKDTSPVTRHPEEMSPVSGHCKDTFLGSRDMSLAPRYAEDTRTRSWWDSSLLPGHLSPSLSDGVLTPQQVAEDLEVDEPVICPRSAPSPWATTLVAKVPAVSPCSPPVPRSFSPPHTYGYIYGPAASELGEGEEEEEEEEEQRGIRGSPGGSLLNGWGSISEDNLASARCSLVSSCDGSFLLDASFARALAVAVDGLCFSLEDTDGSYGGPSPPLSPLERIFSPDVPIPTWDWGTVLAGQPQGGCMTGSSSPWTRAGDELRTGGTRAWRSPGCGTRQGQSPLSSAKLWLY from the exons ATGGCGGGCAACTGGGCCATGGTGCTGGGTGTGGGGCTCTGCCTCACCGCCTTGCACTGGGGTGCTGAGTGTGGCCCACCCCAACCGGCAGCAG cactgcaggacaaTTTCCGCCTGCAGCCGGGTGACCTGGTGGCCACAGCGGGGCAAACATTGGAGCTGGACTGCGTGCCCCCCTTGGGCCACCCTGAGCCCCGGGTCACCTGGAAGAAGGACGGGGTAACCTTGGACCTTGCTGGGGAGCGCTACACCGTCACTGAGGGGAAGCTCCGAGTGGCGGTGGTGCGACGCAGTGACTCAGGGCTCTATGTCTGTGTGGCAGCCAATGCAGCAGGCCAGAGGGAGAGCCGGGGCGCCCGCGTCGCTGTCCTGG AGAAGCCCACCATTGTGCAGCACCCGAGTGACACAGTGGCAGTGTCTGGCAGCACTGTGGATCTGAGCTGCAGTGCCCAAGGGGACCCAGCACCACATGTGCAGTGGCACAAGGAGCGGGGGGACCTGCCCCAGGGCAG GCACGAGGTGGACCAGGAGCACACGTTGCATCTCTACGCTGTGACAACCGCCGACACTGGCACCTATGTATGCACGGCGCAGAGCCAGCTGGGCACCGCCACCGCCACTGCCCGCCTCCGAGTGCAGG AGCGGCTGCCAACAGGCCGGCGGGACCCTGCACCACAGGACCTACTGGCcgtgaggctgcacctggagaaTGGCACCGTGCTGCCCACTGCGGCTGTCTGGCTCCGCTGGCAG ATGGTGACAGCAGTGCCAGTGCCAGAAGGCTACATGGTGCTGTACCGCCcgctccctgccagcacctgggTCCAACATGACGCAGGCAAGGAGCTCAGCACCATCATCCCCAACCTCCGCAGGGGCCACCAGTATGAGTTCAAGGTCCGATCCTATGGTGGAGGGACCCAGGGCTTGGACAGCAACACCAGGAACCTCTGGATACCTGAGAAAG TGCCGAGTGCGGCGCCTCAGCACATCACCTTGGGCCTGGCTGAGAAGGGGAATGGCACCGTGGTTGTGAGCTGGGAGCCACCACCTCCTGACGCCCACAACGGCATCATTCAGGGCTACAAG GTCTGGTCGCTGGGCGAGAGCTGGCAGCACCCCACCAACAGGACTGTGGATGGAGGTACCCATCATCTCGAAGCCCCTCTCCCTACGTCTGGGGCTGAATTCTGTGTCCAGGTGGCAGCTTTCAacagtgcagggctgggagttCCCAGCAATGCCACCTGCAGCCTTCTGG GGCAGCCAGCGGGAAGCAGTGGGGTGGTGCAGGTGCTGCGGCAGCCTGCTGTCATTGCAGCCACCAGCTCTTTGCTCTGGGTGGCCTTGGTGgcccttcttcttctcctctgccagcGCCGCACCCGGGACAACGCCACACACCATGG GCTGGTGGCCAGTGACTCGCAGTGGCTTGGTGGCCCCTGGAAGCCAGGCTGTGCCCCCCGgaacctcagcagcagcagcagcctcagcagtcGGCTCCTGGGCAGTGAGGGCAAGGATCTCCACCCCTCCT CCCTGTCCTTGGAGCGGCCAGGCCTG gccccccccacaccccccaccCGCAGCAGCTGCCATGGGGGTCATCTGGCCCCCCTTGGGGACACAGGATGCGTCACAGGGGGGCACCCCGGGGTGTGcacctcccccagcacccccacccTGGCACCTTGGGAGTGTGGCCGCAAGAGAG AGCTGTACCCTGTGCACAGCACACCAGTGCTGTTGGGTGGCCCTGGCCAGGTCCCTGTCACCAGGAGAGGAGGCGAGTGGGATACAGATTTGAGGCTGGTGGCTGGGTGGTCTCAGCCGAGGGGACACAATGGTGACACTGGAGGAGGCCCgtggcagctgccagccttCAGCTCCCCGaaagcacagcagggcagcGTCTCACTGGCCTCACCAGTGACATGCCCCCAGCCACCCCATGTCTGGCACCTGCCTGTCACCCG GTCCCCAGCCACTGTGTGCCACAGGGACATGTCCCTGGTCACTGGGTGCCCCAAGGACATCTCCCTGGTCACCAGGCACCCCAAGGACATGTCCCTGGTCACTGGGCACTCCAAGAAAGTGTCCTTGGTCACTGGAATCCCCAGGGACATGTCCCCAGTGACCAGATACCCCAAGGACATATCCTCAGTCACTGGGATCCCCAGGAACACACCTCCAGCCATCCAGTGCCCCAGGGACAGATCCCTGGTAACTGAGAGCCCCAGGGACCTGTCACCAGACACCAGGCACCAGAAGGACACAATCTCAGCCACCAGGCACCCTGAGGACATGTCCCCGGTCACCAGGAACCCTGAGCAGATGTCCCCAGTTCCCAGGCACCACAGGGACATGTCCTTGGTCACCAGGCACCCCAAGATGTACCCAGTCCCTGGGCACCACAGGGACACATTCCTGGGCAGCAGATACCCTAAAGATGTGTCCCCAGCCACCAGGCACTCCACGGACCCACCACTAGTGAGCAAGCTCCAGAAGGGTGTGTCACTGGCCACCAGGCACCCAGACGACACATCCCCAGTCAGTGGGCATCCAAGGGACACGTCGCCAATCACCAGGCTCCCCAAGGAGAAGTTTCCAACCACTGGGCACTGCAGGGACAAGTTCCTGACCACCAG CAGGTACCCTGAGGACATGTCACTGGTCGCCAGGTATCCCAAGGACACATCCCCTGTCACCAGGCACCCTGAAGAGATGTCCCCAGTCTCTGGCCACTGCAAGGACACATTTTTGGGCAGCAG GGACATGTCCCTGGCCCCCAGGTATGCCGAGGACACAAGAACCAGGTCCTGGTGGGACAGTTCCCTACTGCCTGGCCACCTCTCACCATCGCTCAGTGACGGGGTCCTCACACCACAGCAGGTGGCTGAGGACCTGGAGGTGGATGAACCCGTCATCTGCCCCAGGTCTGCTCCATCCCCCTGGGCCACCACCTTGGTGGCCAAGGTCCCTGCTGTGTCACCTTGCAGCCCCCCGGTGCCACGGTCCTTCTCGCCACCGCACACCTATGGCTACATCTATGGACCAGCAGCCTCTGAGCTGGgtgagggggaggaggaggaagaggaggaggaagagcagcgAGGGATAAGAGGCTCTCCGGGGGGGTCCCTGCTCAACGGCTGGGGGTCTATCTCGGAGGACAACTTGGCCAGCGCTCGCTGCAGCTTGGTGAGCTCCTGTGATGGCTCCTTCCTCTTGGATGCCAGCTTTGCCCGGGCACTGGCTGTGGCCGTCGATGGTCTCTGCTTCAGCCTTGAGGACACCGATGGGAGCTACGGGG GTCCCTCACCACCGCTGTCACCCTTGGAGAGGATTTTCTCACCTGATGTCCCTATCCCCACCTGGGACTGGGGAACAGTTCTGGCGGGACAACCACAAG gtgGCTGCATgactgggagcagcagcccctggacCAGGGCAGGTGATGAGCTGAGGACAGGGGGGACAAGAGCATGGCGGTCCCCAGGGTGTGGGACACGACAAGGCCAGAGTCCCCTTAGCTCAGCAAAACTCTGGCTTTATTAA